The following coding sequences lie in one Quadrisphaera setariae genomic window:
- a CDS encoding sodium:solute symporter family protein, with product MSAVLASTAPVLAAGTTGATRIDASAGDYVLVALYFVVVLGIGLLARRRISSSLDFLLSGRSLPAWVTGLAFVSANLGAIELLGQAANGAQFGEQAFHYYWIGAIPAMVFLALVMMPFYYGSKVRSVPEFLGRRFDAKTQRLQGLLFALASVLLAGVNLYAMAIVVNALLGLPTWLAIVLAGVIVLAYTFLGGLSAAIYNEVLQFFVIVATMVPLTLVGLHRVGGWGGLVQRLTDQGSGSMLQAFPGSDLTGITNGVGSTIGVVLGLGFVTSFGYWTTNFTEVQRAFSARSASAAQRTPLIAAFPKVLIALVIIVPGMVAAVLVPGIEALKTGGPSGGVTYNDAVPLLLDELLPNGFLGVALAGLLAAFMAGMAANVSSFNTVVTYDLWQDWVRPGRDDAHYLEVGRAVTVIGTALAIGTAFIAAGFTNIMDYIQTLFSFFNVPLFAVFVLGLFWKRMTGSAGFWGLVSGTLGAVVVFVLNQTGALALSGQGSSFLGGGVATVVAVLVGWLVSQGGRPKPESELRGLVWSLTPAAERAVPREPGVLRSPVVLSVSVLVLAGAGYVVFAVV from the coding sequence GTGAGCGCCGTCCTGGCCTCCACCGCGCCCGTGCTGGCGGCAGGCACCACCGGCGCCACCCGCATCGACGCCAGCGCCGGCGACTACGTGCTGGTGGCGCTGTACTTCGTCGTCGTCCTGGGGATCGGGCTGCTCGCCCGCCGCAGGATCTCCTCCAGCCTCGACTTCCTGCTGTCGGGCCGCTCGCTGCCCGCGTGGGTCACGGGCCTGGCGTTCGTCTCCGCCAACCTCGGCGCCATCGAGCTGCTGGGGCAGGCCGCCAACGGCGCGCAGTTCGGCGAGCAGGCGTTCCACTACTACTGGATCGGCGCCATCCCGGCCATGGTCTTCCTGGCCCTGGTGATGATGCCCTTCTACTACGGCTCGAAGGTCCGCAGCGTGCCGGAGTTCCTCGGGCGCCGCTTCGACGCCAAGACCCAGCGCCTGCAGGGCCTGCTGTTCGCCCTCGCGTCCGTGCTGCTCGCCGGCGTCAACCTGTACGCCATGGCCATCGTGGTCAACGCCCTGCTCGGGCTGCCCACGTGGCTCGCCATCGTGCTCGCCGGCGTCATCGTGCTGGCCTACACCTTCCTCGGCGGCCTGTCGGCGGCCATCTACAACGAGGTGCTCCAGTTCTTCGTCATCGTCGCCACGATGGTGCCGCTGACGCTCGTCGGCCTGCACCGCGTGGGCGGCTGGGGCGGCCTCGTGCAGCGCCTCACCGACCAGGGCAGCGGCTCGATGCTGCAGGCCTTCCCCGGCAGCGACCTCACCGGCATCACCAACGGCGTCGGCTCCACGATCGGCGTGGTGCTCGGCCTGGGCTTCGTGACGTCGTTCGGCTACTGGACCACCAACTTCACCGAGGTGCAGCGGGCCTTCTCGGCGCGCAGCGCCTCCGCCGCCCAGCGCACACCGCTCATCGCGGCCTTCCCCAAGGTGCTCATCGCCCTGGTGATCATCGTGCCGGGCATGGTCGCCGCGGTGCTCGTCCCCGGCATCGAGGCGCTCAAGACGGGCGGTCCGAGCGGCGGGGTCACCTACAACGACGCCGTGCCCCTGCTGCTCGACGAGCTGCTGCCCAACGGCTTCCTCGGCGTGGCCCTCGCGGGCCTGCTCGCCGCCTTCATGGCCGGCATGGCCGCCAACGTCAGCTCGTTCAACACCGTGGTCACCTACGACCTCTGGCAGGACTGGGTGCGTCCCGGCCGCGACGACGCGCACTACCTGGAGGTCGGTCGCGCCGTCACCGTCATCGGGACCGCGCTGGCCATCGGCACGGCGTTCATCGCCGCCGGCTTCACCAACATCATGGACTACATCCAGACCCTGTTCTCCTTCTTCAACGTGCCCCTCTTCGCGGTGTTCGTCCTGGGGCTGTTCTGGAAGCGGATGACCGGCTCCGCCGGCTTCTGGGGACTGGTCAGCGGCACCCTCGGCGCCGTCGTCGTCTTCGTGCTCAACCAGACCGGAGCGCTCGCGCTGTCGGGGCAGGGCTCGAGCTTCCTCGGCGGTGGCGTCGCCACGGTGGTCGCCGTCCTCGTGGGCTGGCTGGTGTCGCAGGGAGGGCGCCCGAAGCCCGAGTCGGAGCTGCGGGGCCTCGTGTGGTCGCTGACCCCCGCCGCCGAGCGCGCGGTGCCCCGCGAGCCCGGCGTCCTGAGGTCCCCGGTGGTGCTGTCGGTGTCCGTGCTGGTGCTGGCAGGAGCGGGGTACGTGGTGTTCGCCGTCGTCTGA